A section of the Clostridia bacterium genome encodes:
- a CDS encoding YbaK/EbsC family protein — MSIQSVKREIEEKNIDLKVIEFEQSTATVDLAAQALGVEPGMIAKTMAFALKDENILVITKGDARINNRKYKDTFKTKAKMLSPDQVKEVTGHPVGGVCPFGLKQPLKIYLDVSLKQYDYVFPAAGSPNSAVRVDVDKLAEITDAVWIDVCK; from the coding sequence ATGAGCATACAAAGCGTAAAAAGAGAGATAGAGGAGAAGAATATAGACCTTAAAGTGATAGAGTTTGAACAAAGCACTGCAACTGTAGATTTAGCGGCACAGGCTTTGGGAGTAGAGCCTGGAATGATTGCCAAGACTATGGCGTTTGCTTTAAAGGATGAGAATATACTTGTAATAACAAAAGGGGATGCAAGAATTAATAACAGAAAATATAAAGACACCTTCAAGACAAAGGCCAAAATGCTGAGTCCTGATCAGGTAAAAGAGGTGACCGGACATCCTGTAGGAGGAGTATGCCCCTTTGGACTCAAGCAACCTTTAAAGATTTATTTGGATGTATCCTTAAAACAATATGATTATGTGTTTCCCGCTGCGGGATCGCCAAACTCCGCAGTTAGAGTTGATGTGGACAAGCTTGCTGAAATCACCGATGCAGTTTGGATAGATGTGTGCAAATGA
- a CDS encoding efflux RND transporter permease subunit: MDKFAHFIVKNKKIVTVLFIILTIISLFFLKNVSIKYDMGGYLPPDMDSYIANQIFSREFDIKGSAMIMIREKKINEILDIKNNIEKIEGVSKVAWLDDVIDVYQPEFFMPDDIKEQFNKGQDNLLIIKFAEGNAHQKTNQAIEQIKKIIDGEYYIGGEAAYAIDTQNTANREMPMYTGIALVIILFIISMSVSSYIESILLLVSIGAAIALNMGSNIFMGEISYMTHAAAPLLQLGVSMDYSIFLIHRYHQEKERFKNSEDAMVEAIKRSFTSIFSSALTTVAGFIALTFMNYGIGKDMGFVMAKGVLLSVVCIIILLPCLVLLFDKITERYKHKVFIPDFKGLANVFIRHRYLTLILAIIIALPIFMAQTKLDFKYSASATMHDTSISAKSTKLIEDTFQKGTDLYLLVPHQDKVKEQEFIGLIEQYPNVSMVSSMYSLADGNIPEMFLPGQLKQNFISENGFTYFTVTLVSRPEQELTKDTISQIKKDAEGYFDEIYVAGEAPVYKDLAQITRSDFKKVNMLSILFIGIILVFTFKSIIIPILLIFVIEFAIWINLSIPYFMGAPLFFVSYIIIGAIQLGASVDYAILFTSRFKENALENSDKLMAMQKTYSDCGASLLTSALTLFASTITIYFVTAIKTTGELTLLIARGALISMGTVFVLLPGLLIGAHSLMDRWHRKSY; encoded by the coding sequence ATGGATAAGTTTGCGCATTTTATAGTAAAAAACAAAAAGATTGTTACAGTTTTATTTATAATTTTGACAATAATCTCTCTTTTTTTCCTTAAAAATGTATCTATAAAATATGATATGGGCGGGTATCTTCCTCCCGATATGGATTCATATATTGCAAATCAAATATTCAGCCGTGAATTTGATATCAAAGGTTCTGCCATGATAATGATAAGAGAAAAGAAAATAAATGAAATTTTAGATATAAAAAATAATATAGAAAAGATTGAAGGTGTGAGTAAGGTTGCTTGGCTGGATGATGTTATCGATGTGTATCAACCGGAATTCTTTATGCCCGATGATATAAAGGAGCAGTTTAATAAAGGGCAAGATAACCTTTTAATTATAAAATTTGCTGAGGGGAATGCACACCAAAAAACAAACCAAGCCATTGAACAGATTAAAAAAATAATAGACGGCGAGTATTATATAGGCGGAGAGGCTGCCTATGCCATAGATACTCAGAATACAGCTAATAGAGAAATGCCTATGTATACAGGGATAGCGCTGGTGATAATATTGTTTATTATTTCTATGTCTGTCAGCTCATACATAGAGTCTATATTGCTGTTGGTATCTATAGGGGCGGCCATTGCTCTCAATATGGGAAGCAATATTTTTATGGGCGAGATATCCTATATGACTCATGCGGCAGCCCCATTATTGCAGTTAGGGGTATCCATGGATTATTCGATTTTTTTGATCCATCGCTATCATCAGGAAAAAGAAAGGTTTAAAAATTCTGAAGATGCTATGGTAGAGGCGATAAAAAGGTCATTTACATCTATATTCTCCAGTGCTCTTACTACAGTGGCTGGTTTTATAGCGTTGACTTTTATGAATTACGGTATAGGCAAGGATATGGGATTTGTCATGGCAAAAGGTGTGTTGTTGAGCGTAGTTTGCATAATAATATTGCTTCCCTGTCTTGTGCTTTTATTTGATAAAATCACAGAAAGATATAAACACAAGGTTTTTATTCCGGATTTTAAAGGTTTGGCAAATGTTTTTATCAGACATAGATATCTGACTTTGATTTTGGCTATAATAATAGCGCTCCCTATATTCATGGCTCAGACAAAACTGGATTTCAAATATTCAGCGTCTGCCACCATGCATGATACTTCTATTTCCGCAAAATCCACAAAATTGATTGAAGACACTTTTCAAAAAGGGACTGATCTTTATTTATTAGTACCACATCAAGATAAAGTAAAAGAGCAGGAATTTATAGGTTTGATAGAACAATACCCCAATGTGAGTATGGTAAGCAGTATGTATTCATTAGCGGACGGCAATATACCTGAGATGTTCCTGCCTGGTCAGTTAAAACAGAATTTTATTTCGGAGAACGGTTTTACTTATTTTACTGTAACTTTGGTATCCCGGCCGGAGCAAGAGCTTACTAAAGACACTATATCTCAAATAAAAAAGGATGCAGAAGGATATTTTGATGAAATATATGTAGCAGGAGAGGCGCCAGTATACAAGGATTTAGCCCAAATCACACGGAGTGATTTTAAAAAAGTAAATATGTTATCCATATTATTCATAGGGATAATATTGGTTTTTACTTTTAAATCCATAATAATTCCCATACTGCTGATATTTGTAATAGAGTTTGCAATATGGATAAACTTGAGCATCCCATATTTTATGGGTGCCCCCCTGTTTTTCGTATCATATATAATCATAGGGGCTATCCAGTTAGGAGCTTCTGTTGACTACGCTATATTGTTCACATCCAGGTTTAAAGAAAATGCTTTGGAGAATTCAGATAAGTTGATGGCTATGCAAAAGACTTATTCTGATTGTGGTGCCTCGTTGTTAACCAGTGCGTTGACCCTGTTTGCATCCACTATAACTATATATTTTGTAACAGCCATCAAGACTACCGGTGAGCTTACACTTTTGATAGCCCGTGGAGCTCTCATAAGTATGGGAACGGTATTCGTACTTTTGCCCGGTCTTTTAATAGGTGCTCACTCGCTGATGGATAGATGGCATAGAAAATCATATTGA
- a CDS encoding fumarate hydratase: MKEISTEIIAETVKELCIDACYNLGDDVKQALNRALQKEESDTAKSILRQLIENAEYAACQNMPLCQDTGMTVVFIELGQDVHIVGGGFYDAINEGVRRGYTQGYLRKSVVKDPFNRVNTGDNTPAIIHTDIVQGDSLKITVAPKGFGSENMSRLKMLKPAQGMDGVKEFVIDTVIKAGANPCPPIIVGVGMGGTMEKAAYLAKKSLIRRLGDSNAHADIKKLEDYLLEKINKTGIGPQGLGGRTTALAVHCETSATHIAGLPVAVNIQCHSARHKQAIL; this comes from the coding sequence ATGAAGGAGATAAGCACTGAGATCATAGCTGAAACGGTGAAGGAGCTATGTATTGATGCATGTTATAATTTAGGGGATGATGTGAAACAGGCTCTCAATCGAGCTTTACAAAAAGAGGAATCTGATACTGCCAAAAGCATTTTGAGACAATTGATTGAAAATGCCGAGTATGCAGCTTGTCAAAATATGCCCCTTTGTCAGGATACCGGGATGACAGTTGTGTTTATCGAATTAGGACAGGATGTGCATATAGTAGGTGGCGGTTTTTATGATGCTATAAATGAAGGTGTACGCAGGGGATATACCCAGGGGTACTTAAGAAAGTCGGTGGTGAAAGATCCTTTTAACAGGGTGAATACAGGGGATAATACACCTGCTATAATTCATACCGATATAGTCCAAGGAGATAGCTTAAAGATTACAGTTGCACCTAAGGGATTTGGAAGTGAAAATATGAGCAGGCTGAAAATGTTGAAGCCTGCCCAGGGTATGGACGGTGTAAAGGAGTTTGTGATAGATACAGTGATAAAGGCAGGGGCCAATCCATGTCCCCCTATAATTGTAGGGGTAGGTATGGGAGGAACCATGGAAAAGGCAGCGTATCTGGCTAAAAAATCCCTTATAAGGAGATTAGGAGATTCCAATGCCCATGCTGATATTAAAAAGTTAGAAGATTATCTGTTGGAGAAGATAAACAAGACAGGGATAGGCCCTCAGGGGCTGGGAGGACGTACTACTGCTCTTGCTGTGCACTGTGAGACATCTGCTACACATATAGCCGGGCTGCCGGTAGCAGTAAATATACAATGCCACTCTGCAAGACATAAGCAGGCTATATTATGA
- a CDS encoding TetR/AcrR family transcriptional regulator, protein MADNKSTREQIIEAALEILSKKASFQLTTREVVEKANVNIAAVNYYFGSKDNLIEQAIEFLLKKLYEILNEMKDDSVPPKKRLYNFSFKFLELTDKYPGIVKNIVSTLMFEENTSESIKKMIPEFTSIVSDVIRQLSPKDRKYPVEYHTSQFIVNLVFPQLFYNSYPTLFNDSNAKNKIRNEYISFLLDNI, encoded by the coding sequence ATGGCTGATAACAAATCCACCAGGGAACAAATAATAGAAGCTGCACTTGAAATATTGAGCAAAAAGGCAAGTTTCCAACTGACCACACGTGAAGTAGTAGAAAAAGCTAATGTAAATATAGCTGCAGTCAATTATTATTTTGGTTCAAAGGACAACCTTATAGAGCAAGCTATAGAGTTTCTGCTTAAAAAACTATATGAAATATTAAATGAGATGAAAGATGATTCAGTCCCGCCAAAAAAGAGGCTGTATAACTTTTCTTTCAAGTTTTTAGAGCTCACTGATAAATATCCGGGAATTGTAAAAAATATTGTGAGTACATTGATGTTTGAGGAAAACACATCCGAAAGCATCAAAAAGATGATACCGGAATTTACATCCATAGTATCAGACGTTATAAGACAGCTTTCTCCAAAAGATAGAAAATATCCGGTGGAATATCATACCTCCCAATTCATAGTAAATCTAGTTTTCCCCCAGCTTTTTTATAATTCGTATCCTACACTTTTTAACGATTCAAATGCCAAAAATAAAATAAGGAATGAATATATATCATTCCTTTTGGATAATATTTGA